One Lycium barbarum isolate Lr01 chromosome 5, ASM1917538v2, whole genome shotgun sequence genomic window carries:
- the LOC132640242 gene encoding uncharacterized protein LOC132640242: MRFKRVAEAFDEVAKARFCESSGSEHSPMESVTDLYGLVNSFIERGNEEEIIIDNYGEELEENGLSVICFDDLEIKDKLRKLLGYEESDDDVKRNIKIAVENSWVEIGDQSTANFKRELMTQLRDRGFDAGLCKSKWERKGQVPSGNYEYIDVYMNENRYIIEVNLAREFEIARATPCYTSLLEILPSIFVGKMEELKQVVRIMARAMKKSMKKMDIHVPPWRQIAYMQAKWFGSYKRTINELLDDDQKKLDFSYKCLAKKRAVGFVAMPTISFYCRENFASNYNGIKMGNLAAALNG; the protein is encoded by the exons ATGAGGTTTAAGAGGGTGGCTGAGGCGTTTGATGAGGTGGCAAAGGCGAGATTTTGCGAAAGCAGTGGCAGCGAGCATTCGCCAATGGAGAGCGTAACGGATTTGTACGGTCTTGTAAATTCTTTTATTGAAAGAGGCAATGAAGAAGAGATTATTATTGATAATTATGGGGAGGAATTAGAAGAAAATGGATTAAGTGTTATTTGTTTTGATGATTTAGAGATTAAGGATAAGCTGAGGAAACTGTTAGGTTATGAAGAAAGTGATGATGATGTGAAGAGAAATATTAAAATCGCCGTGGAAAATTCATGGGTAGAAATCGGTGATCAGAGTACGGCGAATTTTAAACGAGAATTGATGACTCAATTGCGCGATAGAGGATTTGATGCTG GTCTGTGCAAATCAAAATGGGAGAGAAAAGGTCAGGTTCCATCAGGAAATTACGAGTACATCGACGTTTACATGAACGAAAATCGCTACATAATCGAAGTTAATCTTGCTAGAGAATTCGAAATAGCAAGGGCAACACCTTGCTACACTTCATTGCTAGAGATTTTGCCTTCAATATTTGTAGGAAAAATGGAAGAATTGAAGCAAGTGGTGAGAATTATGGCTAGAGCTATGAAGAAATCAATGAAGAAAATGGATATTCATGTGCCACCATGGAGACAAATTGCTTACATGCAAGCTAAGTGGTTTGGTTCTTACAAGAGAACAATTAATGAATTGTTAGATGATGATCAAAAGAAGCTTGATTTTTCTTATAAGTGTTTGGCTAAAAAGAGAGCAGTGGGGTTTGTGGCCATGCCAACAATTTCTTTCTACTGCAGAGAAAATTTTGCTTCTAATTACAATGGCATAAAGATGGGAAACTTGGCTGCTGCTTTAAATGGATGA
- the LOC132640243 gene encoding UTP--glucose-1-phosphate uridylyltransferase-like, whose amino-acid sequence MATASLSPADSQKLSNLKSSVATLNQISDNEKSGFLNLVTRYLSGEAQHVEWSKIQTPTDDVVVPYDKLAPLSEDPAETKKLLDKLVVLKLNGGLGTTMGCTGPKSVIEVRNGLTFLDLIVKQIEALNTKYGCSVPLLLMNSFNTHDDTSKIVEKYSNSNIEIHTFNQSQYPRLVIEDFAPLPCKGNAGKDGWNPPGHGDVFPSLMNSGKLDALLSKGKEYVFVANSDNLGAVVDLKILNHLIQNKNEYCMEVTPKTLADVKGGTLISYDGKVQLLEIAQVPDQHVNEFKSIEKFKIFNTNNLWVDLKAIKRLAEADALKMEIIPNPKEVDGIKVLQLETAAGAAIRFFDRAIGANVPRSRFLPVKATSDLLLVQSDLYTLTDDGYVIRNPARTNPSNPSIELGPEFKKVASFLSRFKSIPSIIELDSLKVSGDVYFGAGITLKGKVTVNAKSGAKLEIPDGAVIANKDVNDPEDI is encoded by the exons ATGGCTACAGCTTCACTCAGTCCTGCTGATTCCCAAAAGCTCTCTAATCTCAAATCTTCTGTTGCTACCCTTAACCAAATCAg TGATAATGAGAAATCTGGATTTCTTAACCTTGTCACTCGCTATCTAAG TGGCGAGGCGCAACATGTTGAGTGGAGTAAGATCCAGACGCCAACTGATGACGTGGTTGTGCCTTATGACAAGTTAGCACCTCTCTCTGAAG ATCCTGCGGAAACGAAGAAGCTCTTAGACAAACTTGTTGTCCTGAAGCTCAATGGAGGCTTGGGAACAACAATGGGGTGCACTGGTCCAAA ATCAGTTATCGAAGTTCGTAACGGTTTGACATTCCTCGATTTGATTGTCAAACAAATTGAG GCTCTCAATACCAAGTATGGATGCAGTGTTCCCCTGCTTTTGATGAATTCATTCAACACCCATGATGATACATCGAAG ATTGTAGAAAAATATTCAAACTCAAACATTGAGATTCACACATTCAATCAG AGCCAGTACCCTCGTCTGGTTATTGAAGACTTTGCTCCACTTCCTTGCAAAGGCAATGCTGGCAAAGATGGATG GAACCCCCCAGGTCATGGTGATGTTTTCCCTTCTTTGATGAATAGTGGCAAGCTTGATGCACTTTTATCAAAG GGAAAGGAATATGTTTTTGTTGCCAATTCAGATAACTTGGGCGCTGTGGTTGATTTGA AAATCCTAAATCATTTGATCCAGAACAAGAACGAGTACTGCATGGAG GTGACACCAAAAACATTAGCTGATGTCAAAGGTGGAACCCTAATCTCGTATGATGGAAAAGTACAG CTTTTGGAAATAGCACAAGTTCCTGATCAACAT GTGAATGAATTTAAGTCAATAGAAAAGTTCAAGATTTTTAACACCAACAACTT GTGGGTTGATCTAAAAGCTATTAAAAGACTTGCAGAAGCAGATGCACTCAAGATGGAGATAATTCCAAACCCCAAG GAAGTGGACGGAATTAAAGTTCTTCAACTTGAAACTGCTGCTGGTGCTGCAATTAGG TTCTTTGATCGGGCTATTGGAGCTAATGTTCCCCGATCTCGTTTCCTTCCAGTGAAAGCAACTTCAGATCTGCTTCTTGTCCAG TCTGATCTTTACACCTTGACTGATGATGGCTATGTCATCCGGAATCCAGCAAGGACTAATCCTTCTAACCCTTCTATTGAGTTGGGACCTGAATTCAAGAAG GTTGCCAGCTTCTTAAGTCGTTTTAAGTCGATTCCCAGCATTATTGAGCTAGATAGCTTGAAGGTCAGTGGTGACGTATATTTTGGAGCTGGCATCACTCTGAAG GGGAAAGTGACTGTCAATGCTAAATCCGGGGCGAAGTTAGAAATTCCAGATGGAGCTGTGATTGCAAATAAG GATGTCAATGATCCTGAGGACATATAG
- the LOC132640244 gene encoding F-box/FBD/LRR-repeat protein At1g13570-like — protein sequence MTPDREGAVAVERDTEDRISALPSNVIDGILSLLPVHDTEDRISALPRNVIDGILSLLPVHDAARTSILSKNWRYIWPMLPNLVLDNHFCNKLALKSQSVLKETVDEILLEHVGDIVKFVLDMSGTHLTSYADIDRLVRFVTRNYADIDRWMRFVTRKNVKELILDMPDNSTYKLPSHVFNCPTLSYLELRNSLFKPPNSFLGFQNLINLCLNKVTFVSSPDFPVINAPFLVKLTLTHCNGTQNLNIVVSSQLKYLSVRESHYNLDLNRFMTCKKLTCLNLAVESPISADERSTHEQFIFSLSTLEVLTLASHFLELLSAGAVPNGLPITLNCLWHLMLGVNFSKLGQTSYTLELIKNSPNLRKLEIWDNTTSDPAKAVMKYLDTPACLDRTLNKLRDVSIHYFKRSKTVLSFVKLLFAHAPSLLRMSIKPTKAPSSKEELNIAIELMRLPRVSPKADLCYHPVE from the exons ATGACTCCAG ATCGTGAAGGAGCTGTTGCTGTTGAACGGGATACTGAAGATAGAATCAGTGCTCTACCAAGTAACGTTATAGATGGTATCTTAAGTCTCCTGCCTGTTCACGATACTGAAGATAGAATCAGTGCTCTACCAAGAAACGTTATAGATGGTATCTTAAGTCTCTTGCCTGTTCACGACGCAGCAAGAACTAGTATTTTGTCCAAAAATTGGAGATATATTTGGCCCATGCTTCCCAATTTGGTGCTTGATAATCACTTTTGCAATAAATTAGCACTAAAATCTCAATCTGTCCTCAAAGAAACGGTAGATGAGATTCTCTTAGAACATGTTGGAGACATCGTGAAATTTGTTCTTGATATGTCAGGAACACATTTGACTTCATATGCAGATATTGATAGATTGGTGCGTTTTGTCACCAGAAATTATGCAGATATTGATAGATGGATGCGTTTTGTCACCAGAAAAAATGTCAAGGAGCTAATCCTTGACATGCCAGATAATAGTACTTATAAACTCCCTTCACATGTGTTTAATTGCCCAACCCTGTCATATTTGGAACTCCGCAACAGTTTATTCAAACCACCAAATTCTTTTCTAGGCTTTCAGAATCTTATAAACCTCTGTCTGAATAAAGTAACCTTTGTGTCAAGCCCAGATTTTCCTGTTATTAACGCCCCCTTTCTTGTCAAATTGACCTTGACGCACTGTAATGGTACTCAAAACCTCAACATTGTTGTCTCATCGCAGTTGAAGTACTTGTCAGTTCGTGAGAGTCATTATAATCTTGACCTAAATCGCTTTATGACCTGCAAAAAGTTGACATGCTTAAACCTTGCGGTTGAGAGTCCAATATCTGCTGATGAAAGGTCAACTCATGAACAGTTTATTTTTAGCTTGTCTACACTTGAGGTACTTACTTTGGCTTCACATTTCCTTGAG CTTTTGAGTGCAGGTGCAGTCCCAAATGGGCTTCCTATTACACTCAACTGCTTGTGGCATCTAATGTTAGGTGTAAACTTCAGCAAATTGGGCCAGACTTCTTACACTCTGGAGTTGATTAAGAATTCCCCCAATTTGAGAAAACTTGAAATTTGG GACAATACTACCAGTGACCCTGCTAAAGCTGTTATGAAATATCTTGACACACCAGCCTGTTTGGACCGAACACTCAACAAGCTCAGAGATGTTTCCATCCATTATTTTAAGCGTTCAAAAACTGTACTATCTTTCGTAAAGTTATTGTTTGCTCATGCTCCATCTTTGTTAAGGATGAGCATTAAGCCGACAAAAGCTCCTAGTTCCAAAGAAGAATTGAATATTGCCATAGAGTTGATGCGTTTACCCAGAGTATCTCCTAAGGCAGATCTATGCTATCATCCAGTTGAGTAG